The Calditerrivibrio nitroreducens DSM 19672 genome window below encodes:
- the pxpB gene encoding 5-oxoprolinase subunit PxpB, giving the protein MVIEQISDRKIKIILGEQIDIVSNIRINRIVSLIKERFPDCINTIIAYSSAYCEFASGIDMDELRRIFDSFVEEEPDLKMKIVVKEIPVCYDEEFSPDRDFVESYTGLSFEDVVRIHTERIYYIYFLGFLPGFPYLGGLDKRIHIPRRKEPRLLVKAGSVGIGGVQTGIYPLDSPGGWQIIGRTPIKLFDKKRKEPFLLKSSEGVLFKKIDKKEFDEILKDEGFRLNSFTVELKEVIYHD; this is encoded by the coding sequence ATGGTAATAGAGCAGATTTCAGATAGAAAGATTAAAATCATACTTGGGGAGCAGATCGATATTGTATCCAATATCAGGATTAATAGGATCGTCTCTTTGATTAAAGAAAGGTTTCCTGATTGCATTAATACAATAATTGCTTATTCTTCAGCCTACTGTGAATTTGCTTCAGGTATCGATATGGATGAATTGAGAAGGATTTTTGATTCTTTTGTGGAAGAGGAACCCGATCTAAAGATGAAGATAGTTGTGAAAGAGATACCTGTATGTTATGATGAAGAATTCTCTCCCGATAGGGATTTTGTTGAAAGTTATACCGGTCTTAGCTTTGAAGATGTGGTAAGAATACATACTGAACGGATATACTATATATATTTTCTCGGTTTTTTACCAGGGTTCCCGTATCTGGGTGGGTTGGATAAAAGAATACATATACCCAGAAGAAAAGAGCCAAGATTGTTGGTTAAAGCGGGATCTGTGGGTATAGGTGGTGTGCAGACTGGGATATACCCCCTTGATAGCCCTGGAGGATGGCAGATAATAGGAAGGACACCAATTAAGTTGTTTGATAAAAAACGAAAAGAGCCGTTTCTTTTGAAATCTTCAGAGGGGGTTTTATTCAAAAAAATAGATAAAAAAGAGTTTGATGAGATTTTAAAGGATGAGGGATTTAGATTAAATTCATTTACTGTGGAGCTAAAAGAGGTGATTTATCATGATTAA
- a CDS encoding biotin-dependent carboxyltransferase family protein, with translation MIKVLDGGLFTTVQDLGRFGFGEFGVPKSGAMDDFSYELGNILVGNFQGEAVLEFTQKAGVYEFLSDCTILLAGVDFGFSINDEPVEMFKTYFVKKGSILRDSGAITGYRSYLSVAGGIDLPLELGSRSTFVRGRIGGIEGRRLQKGDFLKIGKSRFRLKRPIRLGKTDQPDFGISRIRVIPSPRMKSIENFLNVKYNVAVDIDRMGIRLKNSEKIYSNVEYDIVSEPVVPGVVQINNSGEPTILMNDCQTTGGYRILGYVIDADLYKVAQLRPRDTISFELIDFNQACAIINRRKKMFGRLKIAVELSNEY, from the coding sequence ATGATTAAAGTTTTGGATGGAGGTCTTTTTACGACTGTCCAGGATCTGGGTAGATTTGGATTTGGTGAATTTGGTGTTCCAAAGTCAGGAGCTATGGATGATTTTTCCTACGAACTTGGAAATATACTGGTGGGGAATTTTCAAGGGGAAGCAGTCCTTGAATTCACACAGAAGGCTGGTGTGTATGAATTCCTCTCGGATTGCACAATTCTTCTTGCCGGAGTAGATTTTGGTTTTAGCATAAATGATGAACCTGTGGAGATGTTTAAAACATATTTTGTTAAAAAAGGGTCTATTTTGAGGGATTCAGGAGCTATAACTGGATATAGATCCTATCTATCTGTTGCAGGTGGGATAGATCTCCCTCTGGAGCTTGGTAGCAGATCTACTTTTGTTAGGGGAAGAATTGGAGGTATTGAAGGTAGAAGGCTTCAGAAAGGGGATTTTTTAAAAATTGGAAAGAGTAGATTTAGATTAAAACGCCCCATAAGACTTGGCAAAACAGATCAACCAGATTTTGGTATATCCAGAATAAGAGTTATACCATCACCCAGAATGAAAAGTATTGAAAATTTTTTAAATGTTAAATATAATGTTGCTGTGGATATTGATAGAATGGGAATAAGATTAAAAAATAGTGAAAAAATATATAGTAATGTTGAATATGATATTGTATCTGAGCCTGTTGTGCCGGGGGTGGTGCAGATAAACAATTCCGGTGAACCCACAATACTCATGAACGATTGTCAGACAACAGGGGGCTACAGGATACTTGGATATGTTATAGATGCTGATCTATATAAAGTTGCCCAGCTAAGACCCAGGGATACCATATCATTTGAATTGATAGATTTTAATCAAGCTTGTGCTATAATTAATAGGAGGAAGAAAATGTTTGGGAGACTTAAAATTGCTGTGGAGTTGAGTAATGAGTATTGA
- a CDS encoding 5-oxoprolinase subunit PxpA — MSIDLNCDLGESFGAYKIGNDEEVIKFVDRVNIACGFHAGDPIVMDKTVSLAKDYNVKVGAHPSYRDFVGFGRRFLDASPKEIENDIIYQIGALHAFCLKHSIQLDHVKPHGALYNRAAVDFDTAMAVARGIKAFDRNLKMVVLCNSEMVRAAEMAGLTYLKEAFADRHYDDNGRLVSRKVNGAVIDDLNLILSRVKRMITDGMVESITGKVIKLNPDTICVHGDNEKALEIAKNLNLLLKEYKNSKGGKL; from the coding sequence ATGAGTATTGATCTAAATTGTGATCTTGGTGAGAGTTTTGGTGCATATAAAATCGGAAATGATGAAGAGGTGATTAAGTTTGTGGATAGGGTCAATATCGCCTGCGGTTTTCATGCCGGAGATCCCATCGTTATGGATAAGACTGTATCACTGGCTAAAGATTACAACGTAAAGGTGGGGGCTCACCCATCCTACAGAGATTTTGTCGGATTTGGCAGAAGGTTTCTGGATGCGTCACCTAAAGAGATTGAAAATGATATTATTTATCAGATTGGTGCCCTACATGCCTTTTGTTTGAAACATTCGATACAGCTTGATCATGTTAAACCCCATGGGGCGCTTTACAACAGAGCAGCAGTGGATTTTGATACAGCAATGGCGGTTGCAAGGGGGATAAAGGCTTTTGATAGGAATTTAAAAATGGTTGTGCTTTGTAATTCAGAGATGGTAAGGGCAGCTGAGATGGCGGGGCTAACATACCTTAAGGAGGCTTTTGCCGATAGGCACTACGATGATAATGGCAGGCTTGTGAGTAGAAAGGTAAATGGGGCGGTAATTGATGATCTTAATTTGATACTCAGCAGGGTGAAAAGGATGATTACCGATGGGATGGTGGAGTCTATAACTGGAAAAGTGATAAAATTAAATCCAGATACGATATGCGTTCATGGTGACAATGAAAAAGCTCTTGAAATAGCTAAAAATTTAAATTTACTACTAAAGGAGTATAAAAATAGTAAAGGAGGTAAATTATGA
- a CDS encoding TRAP transporter substrate-binding protein, with protein MKRFLTLLFCLVFSAFGFAIEKWDMPTPYPVGNFHTVNIQKFADDVEKMTGGKIKITVHPNASLFKMGEIKRAVQTGQVQIGEVIFSSLENEDPIMGIDAVPFLATGYDEAAKLWKVSKPVIEKRFDAQGLKILFSVPWPPQGLYTKKEIKSVADLKGLKLRSYNPTISRIAELVGAQPVTIQAAELAQALATGVVNAFISSSATGVDTKSWETMTYFYDIKAWLPKNIVFVNKKVFEALPEDYKKAILKASEIAEKRGWEMSKENYTSTKKILAEKMKVMEPSKQLKDDLAKIGVTLTNDWIKKAGNEGELLIKEFKK; from the coding sequence ATGAAAAGATTTTTGACGTTATTGTTCTGTTTGGTTTTCTCTGCATTTGGTTTTGCCATTGAAAAATGGGATATGCCAACGCCTTATCCTGTGGGGAATTTTCATACCGTAAACATCCAGAAGTTTGCAGATGATGTGGAAAAGATGACAGGTGGTAAGATTAAAATTACTGTACACCCAAATGCTTCACTATTTAAAATGGGTGAGATCAAAAGAGCTGTTCAAACTGGACAGGTTCAGATAGGGGAAGTGATATTTTCCTCATTGGAAAATGAAGATCCTATTATGGGGATAGACGCTGTGCCATTCCTTGCAACTGGATATGATGAAGCTGCAAAACTGTGGAAAGTTTCAAAACCTGTTATTGAAAAAAGATTCGATGCACAGGGATTGAAAATACTTTTTTCGGTTCCATGGCCTCCTCAGGGACTTTACACTAAAAAAGAGATTAAAAGTGTTGCGGATCTTAAGGGTTTGAAACTTAGATCATATAATCCAACAATCTCCAGAATAGCTGAACTGGTGGGAGCTCAGCCTGTGACGATTCAAGCGGCGGAGCTTGCTCAGGCCCTTGCAACTGGCGTTGTGAATGCTTTTATCTCCTCTTCTGCAACAGGTGTGGATACAAAATCCTGGGAAACAATGACATATTTTTATGATATCAAAGCATGGCTTCCAAAAAATATTGTTTTTGTGAATAAAAAGGTGTTTGAGGCTTTGCCAGAGGATTATAAAAAAGCTATCCTGAAAGCATCTGAAATTGCTGAAAAAAGAGGATGGGAGATGAGTAAAGAAAATTATACATCAACTAAGAAAATTCTTGCCGAAAAGATGAAGGTGATGGAGCCATCAAAACAGCTTAAGGATGATCTTGCTAAAATAGGAGTGACTTTAACCAATGACTGGATCAAAAAAGCTGGTAATGAGGGAGAACTTTTAATAAAAGAGTTTAAAAAATAA
- a CDS encoding TRAP transporter small permease, translating into MERFYRVFLWVAAFFNVATLVMILLSISVRLVGSSLPGLDAYSGYFIAASFFLALAETFHRNEHIRVSILINNLKDPYKRYLDLFAMLAGIFIVGYLTFFSARMVLFSYKFNDISQLPDATPLWIPQLSFVIGMFLLLLSIIQRFIKTFNKKGDV; encoded by the coding sequence ATGGAAAGATTTTACAGAGTATTTCTGTGGGTTGCCGCATTCTTTAACGTGGCAACCCTTGTTATGATACTTTTAAGCATATCTGTAAGGCTAGTGGGTAGCTCATTACCCGGTCTTGATGCTTACTCTGGCTATTTTATTGCGGCATCTTTTTTCCTCGCTCTTGCAGAAACTTTTCACAGAAATGAGCATATAAGGGTGTCTATATTGATAAATAACTTAAAAGATCCATATAAGAGATATCTTGATCTATTTGCTATGTTAGCTGGAATCTTTATCGTTGGATACTTAACTTTTTTTTCGGCAAGAATGGTTTTATTTTCGTATAAATTCAATGATATTTCACAACTTCCTGATGCAACACCTTTATGGATCCCTCAGCTTTCTTTTGTTATTGGGATGTTTCTGTTGCTTTTATCGATTATCCAAAGATTCATAAAGACATTTAATAAAAAAGGTGATGTATGA
- a CDS encoding TRAP transporter large permease — translation MSEVAVSIYLVLILFFWLASGLWIGLALSLVGYLGMFLFTSRPIGDSMVMTIWGSMSSWTLTALPMFIWMGEILFRTRLSEDIFKGVAPWVEKIPGKLLHVNVVACTIFAAVSGSSAATTATIGKITIPELMKRGYPEEKIVGTLAGAGTLGFLIPPSIIMIVYGVSANVSIAKLFIAGVMPGITLAVMFMLYIALWSIFNKKRLPEGRQKYSFVDKIKSSKNLILPVLLILAVLGSIYTGVATATEAAGIGVLGSLVIAFIQGTLNWKTFSESLLSATRLYAMIALILAGSSFLSLSMGFIGLPRHLAEVISSLNLSPQGLIVVLTVFYIILGMFIDGISMVVLTISVLLPSISQAGIDLIWFGVFLVIVVELAQITPPVGFNLFVIQGLTGKDLGYIAKQSLPAFIIMCFLVLLIFVYPDIVLYLPNKMRG, via the coding sequence ATGAGTGAAGTGGCAGTATCGATTTACCTTGTATTAATTTTGTTTTTCTGGTTGGCTTCAGGCCTCTGGATAGGTTTAGCTCTGTCATTGGTGGGTTATCTGGGGATGTTTCTTTTTACAAGTAGACCGATTGGTGATAGCATGGTGATGACCATCTGGGGTTCGATGTCAAGCTGGACTCTCACTGCTCTTCCGATGTTTATATGGATGGGGGAGATACTTTTTAGAACAAGATTGAGTGAAGATATTTTCAAAGGTGTTGCCCCGTGGGTGGAAAAGATACCTGGTAAACTCTTGCATGTTAATGTCGTAGCCTGTACTATTTTTGCTGCCGTTTCAGGCTCTTCTGCTGCTACTACCGCAACGATAGGTAAAATTACAATACCAGAGCTGATGAAGAGGGGTTATCCGGAAGAGAAGATAGTAGGGACATTAGCGGGGGCTGGTACCCTCGGATTTTTAATACCACCCTCCATCATAATGATTGTTTATGGCGTATCAGCAAATGTATCGATTGCTAAACTTTTCATTGCTGGAGTAATGCCTGGTATTACTCTGGCTGTAATGTTTATGCTTTATATTGCATTATGGAGTATTTTTAATAAAAAGAGATTACCTGAAGGTAGACAAAAATATAGTTTTGTCGACAAAATTAAATCTTCCAAAAATCTGATTCTACCTGTTCTGCTTATACTTGCTGTACTTGGTTCAATTTATACTGGTGTAGCTACTGCAACGGAGGCTGCGGGGATAGGGGTTCTTGGTTCACTGGTGATAGCTTTTATACAGGGGACTTTAAATTGGAAGACATTTTCAGAAAGTCTTTTATCCGCCACAAGACTTTATGCTATGATAGCCCTTATTTTAGCTGGTTCCTCTTTTTTAAGCCTATCGATGGGGTTTATAGGTTTACCAAGGCATCTGGCTGAGGTGATATCTTCATTAAACTTATCCCCACAGGGGTTGATTGTTGTTTTAACTGTTTTCTATATTATTTTGGGTATGTTTATTGATGGTATCTCTATGGTTGTGCTTACAATATCTGTATTGCTACCTTCTATTTCTCAGGCTGGGATAGATCTAATATGGTTTGGAGTTTTTCTTGTGATAGTTGTGGAATTAGCACAAATAACCCCTCCTGTGGGTTTCAACCTTTTTGTAATCCAGGGATTAACGGGAAAAGATCTTGGATATATTGCTAAGCAGTCTTTACCAGCATTCATAATAATGTGTTTTTTAGTCTTGCTAATTTTTGTTTACCCGGATATAGTTTTGTACCTACCAAATAAAATGCGGGGTTAG
- a CDS encoding response regulator, translated as MSELKSFLKNLDILIVDDDKVSTLVLKKYLEGVFNSIHHAENGKLGLIAFLQKKFDIIVTDVYMPEMDGIEMIKKIRQVDLEIPIVVITSSDDINDMKELLNLGIGRFIQKPITKSMLINALLDASSRIVLKQRLIKEKEMEIELLKYRDRYHTDQQTMAYKKEINLLKNDLEKKKLSFSGYDFVFNSFYKPMEILCGDAFIYRYLGDGKILGVILDTMGKGLSASVTSVLSVAFMNHAVDKSLENKDFDFITTLNSFLTYVKKVLLEEEMLSASFFLMDLNLLKCEYAHCGMPSILLKDDKNNIYELESNNPPINKFTPFISTLCIDLKDVDSMFIATDGLVESFTKDGEVYLTSIANDFKKSLFYNNFENKFVDSILSFSDDVTIFYFKRIKLEKLWEINKELNTDMDDINEFLNEMDAFLRKKHVKDEALSKINISLYEFLMNAYEHGNLGIDVDKKHKLIGDNLLENYCRELEKKCDKKIFLKYGIYYINGEEFFGATIRDEGEGFNINMTNRALENIEYYCGRGIVLSNTFVDALYYNMKGNEVTFYVRW; from the coding sequence ATGAGCGAACTTAAAAGTTTTTTAAAAAATCTTGACATACTTATTGTAGATGACGATAAAGTTTCCACTCTTGTTTTGAAAAAATATCTTGAGGGTGTATTTAATTCTATCCATCATGCAGAAAATGGCAAATTGGGGTTGATTGCTTTTCTACAAAAGAAGTTTGATATAATAGTGACAGATGTTTATATGCCGGAAATGGATGGGATAGAGATGATCAAAAAGATAAGGCAGGTGGATCTGGAGATACCTATAGTAGTAATTACCTCTTCCGATGATATAAATGATATGAAGGAGCTTTTGAATTTGGGTATAGGAAGGTTTATTCAGAAACCTATTACTAAAAGTATGCTTATAAATGCTCTTCTGGATGCTTCAAGCCGTATAGTATTAAAACAGAGGCTGATTAAAGAAAAGGAGATGGAGATAGAGTTACTTAAATATAGAGATCGCTATCATACTGATCAACAGACTATGGCTTATAAAAAGGAGATTAACCTTCTTAAAAACGATCTTGAGAAGAAAAAACTGTCTTTTAGTGGATACGATTTTGTTTTTAATTCATTTTATAAACCTATGGAGATCCTCTGTGGGGATGCTTTTATATATAGATACTTAGGAGATGGAAAGATTTTGGGTGTAATTCTGGATACAATGGGTAAAGGGCTTTCTGCTTCGGTTACATCGGTGCTATCCGTTGCATTTATGAACCATGCTGTGGATAAAAGTCTTGAAAATAAAGATTTTGATTTCATTACCACACTCAATAGTTTTTTAACTTACGTAAAAAAAGTTTTACTTGAAGAGGAGATGCTTTCTGCGTCATTCTTCTTAATGGATCTTAATTTACTAAAATGTGAATATGCCCATTGTGGTATGCCATCCATACTGCTGAAAGATGATAAAAATAATATTTATGAATTAGAAAGTAACAACCCACCCATAAATAAATTCACTCCTTTTATTTCAACCCTTTGTATCGATTTAAAAGATGTTGATTCTATGTTCATTGCTACTGACGGTCTTGTGGAATCATTTACAAAAGATGGTGAGGTATATCTAACATCCATTGCCAATGATTTTAAAAAATCATTGTTCTACAATAATTTTGAGAACAAATTTGTGGATAGTATCCTCTCTTTTTCTGATGATGTTACCATTTTTTACTTTAAAAGGATTAAACTTGAGAAATTATGGGAGATAAACAAAGAGCTAAACACAGATATGGATGATATTAATGAATTTTTAAATGAGATGGATGCTTTCTTAAGAAAGAAGCATGTGAAAGATGAGGCACTATCAAAAATTAATATTTCTTTGTATGAGTTTTTAATGAATGCATATGAACACGGCAACCTTGGGATAGATGTGGATAAAAAGCATAAGTTAATAGGAGATAATTTGTTGGAAAATTATTGTAGAGAACTCGAGAAAAAATGTGATAAGAAAATTTTTCTTAAATACGGAATTTATTATATCAATGGAGAGGAGTTTTTTGGGGCCACTATAAGGGATGAAGGTGAAGGATTTAATATAAATATGACAAATAGAGCATTGGAAAATATAGAATATTACTGTGGTAGAGGTATAGTTTTGTCGAATACATTTGTGGATGCATTATACTATAATATGAAGGGGAATGAGGTTACTTTTTACGTTAGATGGTAA
- a CDS encoding TAXI family TRAP transporter solute-binding subunit: protein MKKLFVMFLAVVVLFVGKNSFADDKNLIIATATPGGTYYPVGVAIGTLISIKLKASHGIQATAINSAGSGENISMMKKKEADLALLQSLFAHEAYAGEGMYAGKAEKDFRAITMLWQNVEHFPILKEYVKTGTITDLHNLKGKPFSIGKRGSGTEGSGRAILKSLGFDVDKEFKLEYLDYNQSVQAMMDKRVGAANIPAGVPASAITQLYAQLGEKGAIVLDFTDEQLKKIRDHYPIWTRYVIKKGTYPGQTKDINTIGQPNILVARKDLSEETVYLVTKTIFENLQFLSNIHPATKELSLKEALDGLPVPLHPGAYKYFKEKGLSIPQELMPR from the coding sequence ATGAAAAAACTGTTTGTAATGTTTTTAGCAGTTGTTGTTTTGTTCGTTGGTAAAAATTCTTTTGCCGACGATAAAAACCTTATAATTGCCACCGCCACCCCTGGTGGTACATATTATCCTGTGGGTGTGGCAATTGGGACATTGATAAGTATCAAGCTAAAAGCTTCACATGGAATCCAGGCTACAGCCATCAACTCTGCAGGTTCAGGAGAGAATATCTCAATGATGAAAAAGAAGGAGGCAGACCTTGCTCTTTTGCAATCACTGTTTGCCCATGAAGCATACGCAGGTGAAGGGATGTATGCTGGAAAGGCTGAAAAAGATTTCAGAGCGATTACAATGTTGTGGCAAAATGTAGAGCATTTTCCTATACTAAAAGAGTATGTGAAAACTGGAACGATAACAGATCTGCATAATTTAAAAGGGAAACCTTTTTCAATAGGTAAAAGAGGGAGCGGTACAGAAGGTTCCGGGAGAGCTATTTTAAAATCTCTTGGATTCGATGTGGATAAGGAATTCAAACTGGAATACCTCGATTACAATCAATCTGTTCAAGCTATGATGGATAAAAGAGTTGGTGCTGCTAATATTCCGGCAGGTGTTCCTGCTTCAGCGATTACTCAGCTTTATGCTCAGCTTGGTGAAAAAGGTGCTATTGTTTTAGATTTTACAGATGAGCAGCTGAAAAAGATAAGGGATCATTACCCTATCTGGACAAGATATGTTATCAAAAAGGGTACTTACCCAGGTCAAACAAAGGATATAAATACAATAGGCCAGCCAAATATTCTCGTGGCAAGAAAAGATCTATCTGAAGAAACTGTATATTTAGTAACAAAGACGATTTTTGAGAACCTTCAGTTTTTATCCAACATTCACCCTGCAACAAAGGAACTGAGTTTAAAAGAGGCACTGGATGGTTTGCCTGTACCCCTTCACCCGGGAGCTTACAAATATTTTAAAGAAAAAGGGCTAAGTATACCTCAAGAACTTATGCCAAGATAA